Genomic segment of Longimicrobiaceae bacterium:
TGGCAGGCGGCACGCCGCGCCGACCGGCTGCGCTCCGCGCTGGTCTCGGGTGCCGGGGTCACGACCGCCGCCTACGACGCGGGCTTCGAATCGCTCCCCAGTGCCTATGCGGCCGCCGATCGTCATCTCGGCATTTCGCCGGGCGCGCTGCGGCGCGGCGCACCGGGCGAAACGGTGTTCTACACCGTCGCGTCCTGCGCGCTGGGGCAGGTGCTCGTGGCGATGACCGCTCGGGGCGTGTGCCGCGTCATCCTCGGTGACGACGCCGCGGCGCTCACCGCGCAGCTCGAGGACGAGTTGCATGCCGCCACGCTGGTGGCCGATGACCCGGTGGTCCGCGACGTGGCCGCTTCGGTGATCGCGGCCGCCAGTGGCGCGACGCTGCAGCGGGAGCTGCCGCTCGACCTCCGCGGCACCGCGTTCCAGCAGCGGGTGTGGAAGGAGCTCACGCGGATTCCGCGCGGCGAGACGGTGACCTACGCCGAGCTGGCGCGGCGGGTGGGCGCGCCGGGCGCGACGCGGGCCGTGGGTACGGCGTGCGGCGCGAACCCGGTGGCGGTGGTGGTGCCATGCCACCGGGTGCTGCGGGGGGATGGGGCGCTCGGCGGCTACCGCTGGGGGACGGAGCGGAAGGCCCAGCTGCTGGCGTCGGAACAGGAGCAACGCGGCGGCTGACGTCCCACGCCGTTTGCACCGCTAATGCATCGCGACAGGTTGAATCCCGAACGCATTCAAACGTCCTGTTCGCTTGCACTGCGCTTCGGCAGATCGTACTGGTGGAAC
This window contains:
- the ada gene encoding bifunctional DNA-binding transcriptional regulator/O6-methylguanine-DNA methyltransferase Ada, whose product is MLTANASDAARDSGVTTPALDDPRYQAVLSRDRTWDGAFVFGVTSTRIYCRPSCPSRRPRADRVRFFSGPDDARQDGFRACKRCRPDEAGVQGGTTSAIVRALIRLDGADETVPLPSLAETAGMSRAHFQRAFTRVVGCSPHEWQAARRADRLRSALVSGAGVTTAAYDAGFESLPSAYAAADRHLGISPGALRRGAPGETVFYTVASCALGQVLVAMTARGVCRVILGDDAAALTAQLEDELHAATLVADDPVVRDVAASVIAAASGATLQRELPLDLRGTAFQQRVWKELTRIPRGETVTYAELARRVGAPGATRAVGTACGANPVAVVVPCHRVLRGDGALGGYRWGTERKAQLLASEQEQRGG